A part of Pararhizobium sp. A13 genomic DNA contains:
- a CDS encoding sugar ABC transporter ATP-binding protein: MSEAASQADTDLALSFQGIVKHFGGARALSGASLSVRRGTVHGLVGQNGAGKSTLIKLLAGLHRPDEGLIEIDGQAHDALTPHLAEELGIHFIHQDRLLVPTFTVGEALFLGREPRIPGTPFLDRRSMQRQAADILDRYFGVRLPNSALIADLTTAEKQIIQITRALLHGPKILVFDEPTAALVRREADILFGLIRRLKEEGITIIYISHYLGEIEALCDEVTVLRNGVDVATLAVKDTSASAIASLMIARDIGEMFPKRKVAIGDPVLSVRHLSSPGKYQDVSFSVGRGEVVGVTGLLGSGAKELLRTLFGLEAPLSGEIAADGETVRFKRPADAVRGRLALVPEDRRGNGIALDLSVAENTTLASLKRFTRLGFLDRAGERTEVDGLIERLQVKTSGRDALLRTLSGGNQQKVAIAKWLSRQSEIYLLDEPTVGVDVGSKVEIYKLIGDLAARGAGLLVLSSDLAELVGITDRILVLYRGRIVKEFISSQTTPDTVLAEVTGSLEGRRHVG; this comes from the coding sequence ATGAGCGAAGCAGCTTCGCAGGCCGATACGGATCTCGCCTTGAGTTTTCAGGGCATCGTCAAACATTTCGGCGGCGCGCGCGCCCTGTCCGGGGCTTCGCTTTCGGTCCGGCGCGGGACGGTTCACGGGCTTGTGGGCCAGAACGGCGCCGGAAAATCAACCTTGATCAAACTGCTGGCGGGGTTACATCGGCCGGACGAGGGGCTGATCGAAATCGATGGGCAGGCTCATGATGCCTTGACGCCGCATCTTGCGGAAGAACTCGGCATTCATTTCATCCATCAGGACCGCCTCCTGGTTCCGACATTTACCGTGGGTGAAGCGCTGTTTCTCGGCCGCGAACCGCGCATTCCGGGGACCCCGTTTCTCGACCGGCGCTCGATGCAAAGGCAAGCAGCCGACATTCTCGATCGATACTTCGGCGTGCGGCTGCCGAACAGCGCGTTGATTGCCGACCTAACCACCGCCGAAAAGCAGATCATCCAGATTACCCGTGCCCTTCTTCATGGTCCGAAGATTCTGGTGTTCGACGAGCCGACGGCGGCGCTGGTGCGCCGGGAAGCCGATATCCTCTTCGGGCTCATTCGCCGTTTGAAGGAGGAGGGGATCACGATCATTTATATCTCGCACTATCTCGGCGAGATCGAAGCGCTTTGTGATGAAGTGACGGTCTTGAGAAACGGCGTCGATGTCGCCACGCTCGCCGTCAAGGATACCTCCGCATCAGCCATCGCTTCGCTGATGATCGCTCGGGACATTGGCGAGATGTTTCCCAAGCGGAAGGTCGCTATCGGCGACCCGGTTCTGTCGGTCAGGCATCTTTCCTCGCCGGGAAAGTATCAGGACGTTTCGTTCAGTGTCGGGCGTGGCGAGGTCGTCGGCGTGACGGGTCTGCTCGGCTCCGGGGCCAAGGAACTCCTGCGCACGCTGTTCGGGCTTGAAGCACCTCTATCCGGTGAGATCGCAGCCGATGGCGAAACCGTGCGCTTCAAGCGTCCTGCGGATGCCGTACGGGGACGCCTTGCGCTGGTGCCGGAAGACCGGCGCGGCAACGGCATCGCGCTTGATCTGAGCGTCGCGGAAAACACCACGCTTGCGAGCCTCAAGCGCTTCACGCGTCTGGGCTTTCTCGACCGGGCGGGCGAGCGGACCGAAGTCGATGGGCTGATCGAGCGGCTGCAGGTCAAGACCAGCGGGCGCGATGCGTTGCTGCGCACCCTTTCGGGCGGCAACCAACAGAAGGTGGCGATTGCCAAGTGGCTGAGCCGCCAGTCGGAAATCTATCTGCTCGACGAGCCGACGGTGGGTGTCGATGTGGGCTCGAAGGTCGAGATCTACAAACTGATCGGAGACCTGGCGGCGCGGGGTGCCGGGCTCCTCGTCCTGTCCTCGGACCTCGCCGAACTGGTCGGCATCACCGACCGGATTCTGGTTCTCTACAGGGGACGCATCGTGAAGGAGTTCATCTCGTCGCAAACGACGCCCGATACCGTGCTTGCGGAAGTAACCGGTTCGCTGGAAGGACGCCGCCATGTCGGTTGA
- a CDS encoding sugar ABC transporter substrate-binding protein encodes MTDTEKKSGFGRRELLKLSAVAGAAVAGANLLASRPAFAQAEELSLKGKRIGISATGTDHFFDLQAYNAQIEEVKRLGGEPIAVDAGRNDGKLVAQLQTLIAQKPDAIVQLLGTLTVIDPWLKKARDAGIPVLTIDVGSNNSLNNSTSDNWGIGKDLALQLVSDIGGEGNIVVFNGFYGVTPCAIRYDQLVNVVKYFPKVKILEPELRDVIPNTVQDAFAQITAILNKYPEKGSIKAIWSAWDIPQLGATQALVAAGRTEIKTYGVDGSPEVLQLVADPSSPAAADVAQQPAELGRIAIQNVARLLSGQTLPRETYVPAILANKANINEVSKRLGIG; translated from the coding sequence ATGACGGATACCGAAAAGAAGTCCGGCTTCGGCCGGCGTGAATTGTTGAAGCTTTCCGCCGTTGCGGGGGCTGCTGTTGCAGGCGCGAACCTGCTGGCGTCGCGACCCGCATTCGCGCAAGCCGAGGAGCTTTCGCTCAAGGGCAAGCGTATCGGCATTAGTGCAACGGGCACGGATCATTTCTTTGACCTGCAGGCCTACAATGCCCAGATCGAGGAAGTGAAACGGCTGGGTGGCGAGCCGATCGCAGTCGATGCCGGCCGCAATGATGGGAAACTGGTGGCCCAACTCCAGACGCTGATCGCCCAGAAGCCGGATGCGATCGTCCAGCTGCTCGGAACGCTGACGGTCATCGATCCCTGGCTGAAGAAAGCGCGGGATGCGGGCATTCCGGTCCTGACCATCGACGTTGGCTCGAACAACTCGCTCAACAACTCGACCTCCGATAACTGGGGTATCGGCAAGGACCTCGCGCTTCAGCTGGTCTCCGATATCGGTGGCGAAGGCAACATCGTGGTGTTCAACGGCTTTTACGGCGTGACGCCCTGCGCCATCCGCTACGATCAGCTGGTCAATGTAGTTAAGTATTTCCCGAAGGTGAAAATCCTCGAGCCGGAACTTCGTGACGTCATTCCGAACACCGTTCAGGATGCCTTCGCCCAGATCACCGCCATTCTCAACAAGTATCCGGAGAAGGGATCGATCAAGGCGATCTGGTCGGCATGGGACATCCCACAGCTGGGCGCGACGCAGGCGCTCGTCGCGGCGGGCCGAACCGAGATCAAGACCTATGGCGTCGATGGCAGCCCGGAGGTTCTTCAGCTTGTCGCCGACCCGTCCTCGCCGGCGGCCGCCGACGTTGCACAGCAGCCAGCCGAGCTTGGCCGCATCGCCATCCAGAACGTCGCTCGCCTTCTGTCCGGGCAGACATTGCCTCGCGAAACCTACGTGCCGGCAATTCTCGCCAACAAGGCGAACATCAATGAGGTCTCCAAGAGGCTCGGCATCGGCTGA
- a CDS encoding homocysteine S-methyltransferase family protein, with translation MSLDNTNFAILDGGMGRLLERLGAPFRLPEWSALSLIEAPHYVAQAHQAYVDSGAEIITTNSYGLVPHMIGDARFAAEGKQLADRAGRIAREVAAKANRKVQVAGCLPPLFESYRPGNFKAAEAPAILEVLIDGLKPHVDFWLIETQSSTAEALTALAAAKVTGLPVYVSYTLKDEDGRTQPPELRSGEAVDEAVTATLKAGASSVLFNCSQPEVMSAAVVAARESIGRSINPSAGLGVYANAFVPEPPSDEPYAGISEIRPDLDPANYLKWIRRWIDQGATIVGGCCGIGPEHIAAINASRVS, from the coding sequence ATGAGTCTGGACAACACAAACTTCGCCATTCTCGACGGTGGCATGGGGCGCCTGCTGGAGCGGCTGGGAGCGCCATTCCGGCTGCCGGAATGGTCAGCCCTGTCGCTTATCGAGGCGCCGCACTATGTTGCACAGGCTCACCAGGCCTATGTCGATAGCGGCGCGGAGATTATCACCACCAACTCCTACGGTCTTGTGCCGCATATGATCGGTGACGCCCGTTTCGCGGCGGAAGGAAAGCAGCTGGCAGACAGGGCCGGCCGTATCGCCCGCGAGGTCGCCGCAAAAGCCAACCGCAAGGTGCAGGTTGCCGGTTGCCTGCCGCCGCTCTTCGAGAGCTACCGGCCCGGCAATTTCAAGGCTGCCGAGGCGCCGGCGATTCTTGAGGTTCTGATCGACGGGCTCAAGCCGCATGTGGATTTCTGGCTGATCGAAACCCAGAGTTCCACGGCAGAGGCTCTGACAGCGCTGGCCGCAGCCAAGGTGACAGGGTTGCCGGTCTATGTGTCCTATACCCTCAAGGATGAGGACGGTCGCACGCAGCCACCGGAATTGCGGTCGGGAGAAGCTGTTGACGAGGCCGTGACTGCTACTCTGAAGGCTGGAGCAAGCTCTGTGCTGTTCAACTGCAGTCAGCCGGAAGTCATGAGTGCGGCCGTTGTGGCGGCGCGCGAAAGTATCGGGCGTTCCATCAACCCTTCGGCTGGGCTTGGAGTCTACGCCAATGCATTCGTGCCGGAGCCTCCGTCCGACGAACCCTATGCCGGTATATCAGAGATCAGGCCGGACCTTGATCCTGCAAACTACCTGAAGTGGATACGGCGCTGGATCGATCAGGGTGCGACCATCGTCGGCGGATGCTGCGGGATTGGACCGGAGCATATTGCGGCGATCAATGCGAGCCGCGTCTCTTGA
- a CDS encoding amino acid ABC transporter permease: MQNEALSVVLADRTEPQAPPAGLKPAGLGFREKVWATWAGLLALLSAALVSLGLDFQLIGQKLPFMLGLRLSPDGFVQGVVLTLLVTLVSMACAMILGVLTALGRLSLNPLAFGVATFYASFFRGTPLLVQVLLIYLALPQFGIVLSGFFSGILALSLNYAAYLAETIRAGISSVPKGQREAAMALGLQRPVIAWKIIAPQAMRIIIPPAGAQFISMLKDSSLVSVMGLWELNFLAQSYGRATYRYMEMLLTAAVIYWVLSIALELLQHRLEIRFGRAEALGRA, encoded by the coding sequence ATGCAGAATGAGGCCCTCTCTGTGGTGCTGGCGGACCGAACGGAACCGCAGGCGCCTCCCGCCGGATTGAAGCCGGCGGGGCTTGGCTTCCGCGAAAAGGTCTGGGCGACCTGGGCCGGGCTTCTTGCGCTGCTGTCGGCAGCACTGGTTAGTCTCGGCCTCGATTTTCAGCTGATCGGGCAGAAACTGCCATTCATGCTGGGCCTGCGGCTGTCTCCGGACGGCTTTGTTCAGGGCGTCGTTCTGACGCTGCTGGTGACGCTCGTATCGATGGCATGCGCCATGATTCTGGGTGTCCTGACAGCGCTCGGCCGCTTGTCGCTCAATCCGCTCGCTTTCGGGGTTGCCACGTTTTACGCCTCGTTCTTCCGCGGAACACCCCTTCTGGTGCAGGTTCTATTGATCTATCTCGCGCTGCCGCAGTTCGGGATCGTCCTATCGGGCTTTTTCTCGGGCATCCTGGCTCTGTCTCTGAACTATGCGGCCTACCTCGCGGAGACCATCAGGGCCGGCATTTCGTCGGTTCCGAAGGGGCAGCGTGAAGCCGCAATGGCGCTTGGCCTGCAGCGGCCGGTCATTGCATGGAAGATAATTGCGCCCCAGGCCATGAGGATCATCATTCCGCCGGCCGGCGCTCAGTTCATCTCGATGTTGAAGGATTCCTCGCTAGTATCTGTGATGGGGCTTTGGGAGCTGAATTTCCTCGCGCAGTCCTATGGACGTGCCACCTATCGGTACATGGAAATGCTGCTGACGGCCGCGGTGATTTACTGGGTTCTGTCCATCGCTCTGGAACTGCTCCAGCACAGACTTGAAATCAGATTTGGCCGCGCCGAAGCGCTGGGCCGTGCGTAA
- a CDS encoding transporter substrate-binding domain-containing protein has protein sequence MRILNSAVKSGVVFAALLTGSAEAGETLDRVRANGVVVDVLVNDYPPFGFINAENQLDGFDVDVAKAFAEGLGVKLKLETPGWETIISGKWAGRWDLAISSATPTEERAKVVNFPVNYYSVPAVLVVNKDEEAIKSIADISGKRVGVGTGSSYEAYINRNFAIPGQAKIEFPFSEVQAVPGDETVNFQNLSLGAGVRLDAIVASLATAQGQIDATNKLKVVGDPLFAEPNAVVTDKGDPEWDAEVKRVITELKADGTLAKISEKWFGVDITKYAE, from the coding sequence ATGCGCATTCTGAATTCTGCCGTAAAATCGGGCGTCGTATTTGCTGCCCTGCTGACGGGTTCGGCAGAGGCCGGCGAAACCCTTGACCGTGTCCGTGCAAACGGTGTCGTCGTCGACGTGCTCGTTAACGACTATCCGCCTTTCGGTTTCATCAACGCTGAAAATCAGCTCGACGGGTTCGATGTGGATGTCGCCAAGGCGTTTGCAGAAGGGCTTGGTGTCAAGCTGAAGCTGGAAACGCCGGGCTGGGAAACGATTATCAGCGGCAAATGGGCTGGCCGTTGGGATTTGGCGATTTCCTCCGCCACGCCGACCGAGGAGCGGGCAAAGGTCGTGAATTTCCCCGTCAACTACTATAGCGTCCCGGCAGTTCTTGTCGTCAACAAGGACGAGGAAGCGATCAAGTCGATCGCCGATATTTCGGGCAAGCGTGTTGGCGTCGGTACCGGCTCTTCCTACGAGGCTTATATCAACCGAAACTTCGCGATTCCCGGCCAGGCGAAGATCGAATTTCCGTTCAGCGAGGTCCAGGCGGTTCCTGGAGACGAGACCGTCAATTTCCAGAATCTGTCTCTGGGGGCAGGCGTTCGTCTTGATGCAATCGTTGCCTCGCTGGCGACGGCGCAGGGCCAGATCGATGCAACGAACAAGTTGAAGGTCGTTGGCGATCCGCTTTTCGCCGAACCCAATGCCGTTGTGACGGACAAGGGCGATCCGGAATGGGATGCCGAGGTCAAGCGGGTTATCACCGAGCTGAAGGCTGATGGCACGCTGGCCAAGATCTCCGAGAAATGGTTCGGTGTGGACATCACCAAATATGCAGAATGA
- a CDS encoding LLM class flavin-dependent oxidoreductase, with translation MSSIAVSHIGFLTPGNYPADDPLSGLEKTLQLLEYGEALGFQSAWARQRHLEPGISSATAFLAAATQRTSRIQLGTAVIPIGYESPYRLAEDLSTVDVLSRGRLNVGLSAGRPLHADLIAPLVFDGDWENYDFSHERVLRFVDNLKSNPVGDEATIIKTPFGPQRPRLQPHAKGLTDRIWYGGGSLRSAGWAGRNGFNLLIGNVTTGEETDDFFVAQSRQLETYRAAGSGEKRVALGRVIVPLDSADVVTCKRYRDYAAGRHERTLTPQGERRTLYARDLVGSSEQILELLLADPILPHVSELRLELPYEFEDEEYRQIIHDFVSFIAPKLGWINTNERNPNALSKHSSARH, from the coding sequence ATGAGCAGCATCGCCGTCAGCCATATCGGCTTTCTCACGCCAGGCAATTATCCTGCGGACGATCCGCTGTCCGGACTGGAAAAGACGTTGCAGCTTCTCGAGTATGGCGAGGCTCTCGGATTTCAAAGTGCATGGGCACGCCAGCGGCATCTGGAGCCGGGCATCTCGTCGGCGACCGCCTTTCTGGCCGCAGCAACCCAGCGCACCAGCCGTATCCAGCTTGGAACGGCCGTCATCCCCATCGGTTACGAAAGCCCTTACCGCTTGGCCGAAGATCTTTCGACAGTCGATGTCCTGTCGCGCGGACGCCTCAACGTCGGTTTGAGTGCCGGCCGGCCGCTGCATGCCGATCTGATTGCACCGCTCGTCTTCGACGGTGATTGGGAAAACTATGACTTCTCCCACGAGCGCGTCCTGCGCTTCGTGGACAATCTGAAGAGCAACCCCGTCGGTGACGAGGCAACCATCATCAAGACGCCCTTCGGCCCGCAACGGCCGCGGCTTCAGCCGCATGCCAAGGGGCTGACAGATCGCATATGGTACGGCGGCGGTTCGCTGCGGTCTGCCGGCTGGGCGGGGCGAAACGGTTTCAACCTGCTGATCGGCAACGTCACGACCGGCGAGGAGACGGATGATTTCTTCGTCGCCCAATCCCGCCAACTTGAAACCTATCGGGCGGCCGGCAGCGGTGAGAAGCGGGTCGCGCTCGGTCGTGTCATCGTTCCTCTCGATAGCGCGGATGTTGTGACCTGCAAACGCTATCGCGACTACGCGGCGGGGCGCCATGAACGTACGCTGACGCCGCAGGGCGAGCGTCGCACGCTCTATGCCCGCGACCTCGTGGGCAGTTCCGAGCAGATTCTGGAGCTACTCCTTGCCGATCCGATCCTGCCGCATGTTAGCGAACTCAGGCTGGAACTTCCCTACGAATTCGAAGACGAGGAATATCGGCAGATTATCCATGACTTTGTCAGCTTCATTGCGCCGAAACTGGGCTGGATCAACACAAATGAACGAAATCCAAATGCACTGAGCAAACATAGTTCAGCAAGGCATTGA
- a CDS encoding ABC transporter substrate-binding protein: MTGRPAFRNFLLAALTSTLTLFGTAHADDAFDLSPEQPARVRAEKNDAAIAAISKDFTFVIPGKFTVAVSPGGPPLATYATDAKTVVGADPDYASAIADSLGLELELVPVAWIDWPLGLTSGKYDAVISNVGVTEQRKEKFDFSTYRQGLHGFFVKSDSPITSIREPKDAAGLRIIVGAGTNQERILLRWNDENVEAGLRPLELQYYDDEAASLLALSSGRADVIVQPHAQLIYIAARDHNIKRVGTLSAGWPDRSDVAIATKKGSGLADALTVATNGLIESGVYAKILDHWHLAEEALPKSETNPPGLPKT, encoded by the coding sequence ATGACTGGCAGACCCGCCTTCCGAAACTTCTTGCTCGCCGCCCTTACGTCCACTCTGACCCTTTTCGGGACCGCGCATGCGGACGACGCGTTCGACCTGAGCCCCGAGCAACCGGCCCGCGTTCGCGCAGAGAAAAACGACGCGGCCATCGCGGCGATCTCGAAGGACTTCACCTTCGTGATACCGGGCAAGTTCACCGTCGCCGTCAGCCCCGGCGGGCCGCCGCTGGCCACCTATGCGACCGATGCAAAGACCGTCGTCGGTGCCGATCCGGATTATGCGTCCGCCATTGCCGATAGCCTCGGGCTTGAACTGGAACTCGTGCCGGTCGCGTGGATCGACTGGCCGCTCGGCCTGACATCGGGCAAATACGATGCGGTGATCTCCAATGTCGGCGTCACAGAACAGCGGAAGGAGAAGTTCGATTTCTCGACCTACCGTCAGGGACTGCACGGCTTCTTCGTCAAGTCCGACAGCCCGATTACGTCTATCAGGGAGCCGAAGGACGCCGCGGGTCTGCGCATCATCGTCGGCGCCGGCACCAACCAGGAGCGTATCCTGCTGCGGTGGAATGATGAAAACGTCGAGGCCGGATTGAGGCCGCTGGAACTGCAATACTACGACGATGAGGCTGCAAGCCTGCTCGCGCTATCCTCGGGCCGGGCCGATGTCATCGTCCAGCCGCATGCACAACTCATCTACATCGCTGCCCGCGATCACAACATCAAACGCGTCGGTACGCTCAGCGCCGGCTGGCCCGATCGCTCCGACGTGGCCATCGCCACGAAAAAGGGCAGCGGACTGGCGGACGCGCTGACTGTTGCCACCAACGGCCTGATCGAGAGTGGCGTCTACGCCAAGATTCTAGATCATTGGCACCTGGCCGAGGAGGCGTTGCCGAAATCGGAAACCAATCCGCCCGGGCTGCCGAAAACCTAA
- a CDS encoding ABC transporter substrate-binding protein produces the protein MTFLHHAKLLMAGVVTITALGLGSALAAEKFDLSPDISNRVGAKRDEAAIKAISPDFKFVTPGKFTVAISAWDPPVATYASDAKTVVGADPDLASLLADSLGLELELVSVAWADWPLGVASGKYDAVISNVTVTEERKEKFDFSTYRKDVLGFYVKADSKIAEIKEPKDVAGLKVITGAGTNQEKIILEWDRQNVAAGLKPVEVQYYDDSAAGDLALQSGRADVEFNPNATQAYSASVNNQTKLVGIVSGGWPLTADIAVTTRKGAGLADAITVAINDLIKSGKYGEVLKRWSLDAEAVDQSQTNPAGLPKSGS, from the coding sequence ATGACATTCTTACATCATGCTAAACTTCTGATGGCAGGCGTGGTCACCATTACAGCGCTGGGCCTCGGCTCCGCGCTGGCGGCCGAGAAATTCGACCTGAGCCCGGATATCTCCAACCGGGTCGGTGCCAAAAGGGACGAAGCGGCGATTAAGGCGATCTCGCCCGATTTCAAGTTCGTGACGCCGGGCAAGTTCACCGTCGCCATCAGCGCCTGGGATCCGCCGGTAGCGACTTACGCTTCGGACGCGAAGACCGTCGTCGGCGCGGATCCCGATCTTGCTTCGCTGCTGGCGGATTCCCTCGGATTGGAGCTGGAACTCGTGTCCGTCGCCTGGGCAGACTGGCCGCTTGGCGTTGCATCCGGCAAATACGATGCGGTGATCAGCAACGTCACGGTCACGGAAGAGCGCAAGGAGAAATTCGACTTCTCCACCTACCGCAAGGACGTGCTCGGCTTCTACGTCAAGGCTGACAGCAAGATCGCCGAGATCAAGGAGCCGAAGGATGTCGCCGGCCTGAAGGTCATCACGGGCGCGGGCACCAACCAGGAAAAGATTATTCTGGAATGGGACCGGCAGAATGTTGCCGCCGGTCTGAAACCGGTTGAGGTGCAGTATTATGATGACAGCGCTGCGGGCGACCTTGCCCTCCAGTCCGGCCGCGCCGATGTCGAATTCAATCCGAACGCGACACAGGCCTACAGCGCCTCCGTCAATAACCAGACCAAGCTCGTCGGCATCGTTAGCGGTGGCTGGCCGCTGACCGCCGATATTGCGGTCACGACCCGCAAAGGCGCGGGTCTTGCCGATGCGATCACCGTGGCGATCAACGATCTAATCAAGAGTGGCAAATATGGCGAGGTGCTGAAACGCTGGAGCCTGGACGCCGAAGCGGTCGACCAGTCCCAGACCAATCCGGCCGGCCTGCCGAAGAGCGGTTCCTGA
- a CDS encoding amino acid ABC transporter permease/ATP-binding protein, which produces MALTTDFAGIEPGHRTADHKQDYSLYRIVPARHPGRLVGTVFAAIVIAAVLYSTFTNPRWGWSVFAEWFFAEPVLAGLGRTLLLTALATISGSVLGTALALARVSKSPLLSGLSWGYVWLLRSIPLIVLLLVLNNLGYLYETIRIGVPFTDTVLIDYPTVQLLTPFAAAFLGLTLNQSAFFCEIVRGGILSVDQGQLEAAAALGLPRRRQVFRIVLPQAMRSILPTGFNEIIGLAKSTSMVYVLALPELFYTVQVIYRRNLEVIPLLMVATAWYLVIMTALSIAQHYIERYFSRGAVRNPAPLPFEAFFARFRDRLPQQTGGTSRQIERKAGFSDAPLFRAGGTVRVHGISKSFGALKVLDAIDLTLPAGSVTAILGPSGSGKSTLLRAINHLERVDSGFISVDGDLVGYRQNGETLYELKEKDILKRRADIGMVFQNFNLFPHLTVLENLIEAPMQVRGTDRNEAAELARELLARVGLTDKIDAYPRQLSGGQQQRVAIARALALKPKVLLFDEPTSALDPELVGEVLDVIKELARTGTTLVIVTHEVGFAREVADTIVFMEGGHILEVGLPARIFSQPDHPRTREFLAKVL; this is translated from the coding sequence ATGGCACTGACGACAGATTTCGCGGGTATCGAACCCGGCCACAGGACGGCGGACCACAAACAGGACTACTCGCTCTACCGGATCGTGCCCGCGCGCCATCCCGGCCGCCTTGTCGGCACGGTGTTTGCGGCGATCGTCATCGCCGCCGTGCTCTACTCGACGTTCACCAATCCACGCTGGGGCTGGAGTGTCTTTGCCGAGTGGTTCTTCGCCGAACCGGTTCTCGCAGGCCTGGGCCGGACCTTGTTGCTGACGGCACTCGCCACGATATCTGGTTCGGTGCTGGGGACAGCGCTGGCGCTCGCCCGGGTGTCGAAGTCACCGCTGCTGTCAGGCCTGTCATGGGGGTATGTCTGGCTGCTACGCTCGATCCCGCTGATTGTACTTCTTCTGGTGCTTAACAATCTCGGCTATCTCTACGAGACGATCCGGATCGGCGTGCCGTTCACCGATACGGTACTAATTGATTACCCTACCGTGCAATTGCTGACACCCTTTGCAGCCGCGTTCCTCGGCCTGACGCTGAACCAGTCCGCATTCTTCTGCGAAATCGTGCGTGGCGGCATCCTGTCCGTCGATCAGGGGCAACTCGAAGCAGCTGCGGCCCTCGGGCTTCCGCGCCGCCGCCAGGTGTTCCGCATCGTGTTGCCGCAGGCCATGCGATCGATCCTGCCGACCGGCTTCAACGAGATCATCGGTCTGGCGAAAAGCACGTCGATGGTCTACGTGCTCGCTCTGCCGGAGCTCTTCTACACGGTGCAGGTTATCTACCGCCGCAACCTCGAAGTCATCCCGCTGCTGATGGTGGCGACGGCCTGGTATCTGGTCATCATGACCGCGCTCTCGATCGCGCAGCACTATATCGAGCGCTATTTCTCCAGAGGCGCCGTCCGCAATCCGGCGCCCCTGCCTTTCGAGGCCTTCTTCGCCCGTTTCCGAGACCGGCTGCCGCAACAGACGGGCGGCACAAGCAGGCAGATCGAGCGAAAGGCCGGTTTCAGCGATGCGCCCTTGTTCAGAGCCGGCGGAACGGTGCGCGTCCATGGCATCTCGAAAAGCTTCGGTGCCCTGAAGGTGCTGGATGCCATCGACCTGACTCTGCCTGCCGGCAGCGTTACGGCCATTCTCGGCCCATCCGGATCAGGGAAATCGACGCTGCTGCGCGCCATCAATCATCTGGAGCGCGTCGACAGCGGCTTCATCTCCGTCGATGGCGATCTCGTGGGCTACCGCCAGAACGGCGAGACGCTTTATGAGCTCAAGGAAAAGGACATCCTGAAACGCCGCGCCGACATCGGCATGGTCTTCCAGAATTTCAATTTGTTCCCGCACCTCACCGTCCTGGAAAACCTGATCGAAGCACCGATGCAGGTCCGGGGAACTGATCGCAACGAGGCGGCCGAACTGGCGCGGGAGCTTCTCGCCCGCGTCGGCCTCACGGACAAGATTGATGCCTATCCCCGCCAGCTTTCCGGCGGTCAGCAGCAGCGCGTTGCCATCGCCAGGGCGCTTGCGCTGAAGCCGAAGGTGCTGCTTTTCGATGAGCCGACCTCTGCCCTCGATCCGGAGCTCGTCGGCGAGGTGCTTGACGTCATCAAGGAGCTGGCGCGCACTGGCACGACGCTCGTCATCGTCACCCACGAAGTCGGGTTTGCCCGCGAGGTCGCCGATACGATCGTGTTCATGGAGGGTGGCCACATTCTGGAGGTGGGCCTGCCGGCCCGCATCTTCAGCCAACCGGACCATCCGCGCACGCGCGAATTTCTCGCAAAAGTTCTTTAG
- a CDS encoding GNAT family N-acetyltransferase encodes MVDTFLYTTPLDPRAKPLIDELTFEYDSRYGSYFSAAGAAEEMNRYPAEAFAPPHGNFLLLLRNGETIGGGAFKHYDDHTAEFKRIWTRSDLRRQGLAVKVLVELEVQAARQGYSRVYLTTGFRQPEAVGLYLKYGYTALFDIKVDPEVYRTLPFEKQIGHLATAGAAGIVRAERPLQQATGHR; translated from the coding sequence ATGGTCGATACGTTTCTCTACACGACGCCCCTCGATCCACGCGCAAAGCCTCTGATCGACGAACTGACCTTCGAATATGACAGCCGTTACGGGTCTTACTTCAGCGCAGCGGGGGCTGCCGAAGAGATGAACCGCTATCCGGCCGAGGCTTTCGCGCCGCCGCATGGCAATTTTCTGCTTCTGCTGCGCAATGGCGAAACGATCGGCGGCGGAGCCTTCAAACATTACGACGATCACACTGCCGAGTTCAAACGCATCTGGACACGTTCCGATCTGCGCCGGCAGGGGCTGGCCGTGAAAGTTCTGGTCGAACTCGAGGTGCAAGCGGCACGCCAGGGCTATTCCCGGGTCTATCTGACCACCGGCTTTCGCCAGCCGGAGGCGGTCGGGCTCTACCTGAAATACGGCTACACGGCCCTGTTCGACATCAAGGTCGATCCGGAAGTCTACAGGACGCTGCCGTTCGAAAAGCAGATCGGCCATCTCGCGACCGCAGGTGCGGCAGGGATCGTGCGGGCAGAACGGCCGCTTCAGCAGGCCACTGGACATCGCTGA